In the genome of Dermatobacter hominis, the window GCGCGCCGGCGCCGTGGTGACGCCCGGGTGGGGCGTGGTGGAGCAGCTGCTCCCGGCCCTGCCCTGAGCCGGGCCCGGACCTGATCGCCCGTCCGGGCGGGTGCGACACCGGCCGGCGCCGGGCGCACCGGCTGACGGGCCGCCGACGGGGCCCGGAACGGCAGGGCGCGGTCCAGCCGGGGACCACCGCGCCGTCGTTCGCGCGCTTCGCGCGAACTACACCGCTGTAAACGTTGTCTGGTGGTGGTGAGTGGTTTAGGGTGGCTCGAAGTGGAGGAGAGGGGAGCAATGTGGCTCGCCTGGGTGCGGTGAGGCCGTACCCCTCCTCCCGATCTCCCAACCCCCGGCGTCACCGGCCTCACCAGCACGAACCCCAGCAGCGGAGCCCCCGTGGACTTCTACGGAACCCATGAGCACACGATCGATGGCAAGGGCCGCCTGGTCCTGCCGTCGTCGTTCCGCTCCGCGTTCGCCGACGGCGGGATCGCCACGCTGCTCGAGGACTACGCCGCCCTCTTCACCCACGACGAGTGGGACCGCTACCGGCGTCGGATCGAGACGTCGGGCAAGTTCGACCGGGACGACCTCCGCCACCTCTTCTCGATCGCGTCGCCGTTCGAGCCGGACGCGCAGAACCGCATCTCGCTGCCGCAGCGCCTGCGCGACGTGACCGGCCTCGACCGCGAGGTCGCGATCGTCGGCTCGGTCCGCTACGTGTCGATCTTCTCCCGCGAGGAGTGGGCACGCCGAGAGGCGGCGATCGCCGCCAAGGCCGCCGAGGGCCGCTCGCTGGCCGACAAGTTCCGGGAGCTGGACTTCCTGTGATCACCAGCACCGACCTCGTCCACGCAGATCCCGTCCACGCAGATCTCGTCCACGCACATCTCGTCCACGCAGATCTCGCCCACAAGCTGCCGCCGGTGCCCCCGGTGGCCGATCCCCCGGCCGGCGTGAGGGTTGGCCCAGAGCTCCGTCCGCGCCACTCCGTGCCGTCCGGGGAGACATCCCGGCGGTCGTCGCGTCGTCGGGGGATCGACCACCGGGGGCTGCCCGCCCGCCCGTACGGAGCAGGAGCCCGTGGCCGATGACGCGACGCCGCCTGATCCTGGCGGGCCCGGAGAGCCGCGCCCGTTCGTGCACGCCCCTGTCATGGTCGACCTCGTCGTCGACCTGCTGCGTGACGTCCCCGACGGGCTCTACGTCGACGCCACCCTCGGCGGCGGCAGCCACGCCGAGGCCGTCCTCGACGCCCACCCAGGTCTCCGGCTGCTCGGCCTCGACCGGGACGACGCCGCCATCGCCGCCGCGACGCGACGGCTCGCCCGCTTCGGCGACCGGGTCCACATCGTCCGCACCGGGTTCGACCAGCTGGAGCAGGTCGTGACCGAGCACCTCGAGACCGCCGACCCGTCCCACACCCGACCAGGCCACACCCGACCAGGCCACACCCGACCAGGAGGAGCGACTGCCGTGCTGTTCGACCTTGGAGTGTCATCGCCGCAGCTCGACGAGGACGAGCGGGGGTTCTCCTACCGCTCGGGTGCGCCGCTCGACATGCGGATGGACCGCCGACAGGCGTTCTCCGCGGTCGACGTCGTCAACGAGTACTCGTTCCCGCAGCTCGCCCGGGTGATCGAGACCTACGGCGAGGAGCGCTTCGCCGGCCGCATCGCCCGCGCCATCGTCGATGCCCGGCCGATCCAGAACACCGCCCACCTCGCCGAGGTCGTGCGGGCCGCCATCCCCGCCGCGGCGCGCCGCACCGGCGGCCACCCGGCCAAGCGCACGTTCCAGGCCATCCGGATCGAGGTGAACCGCGAGCTGGACCAGCTGGCCGAGGCGCTCGAGGGCGCGATGGCCGTCCTGGCGCCGGGCGGGCGGATGGTCGTGATGTCGTACCACTCGCTCGAGGACCGCATGGTCAAGCAGACCTTCCGCGACGCCGAGACCGGGGGCTGCACCTGCCCGCCCGGCCTGCCGTGCGTGTGCGGCGCCGAGCCGACCGTGCGCCTCCTGAAGCGCGGCGCGTGGAAGGCCACCGACGACGAGATCGCCGCCAACCGCCGCGCCGAGAGCGTCCGGATCCGCGCCGTCGAACG includes:
- a CDS encoding division/cell wall cluster transcriptional repressor MraZ, whose protein sequence is MDFYGTHEHTIDGKGRLVLPSSFRSAFADGGIATLLEDYAALFTHDEWDRYRRRIETSGKFDRDDLRHLFSIASPFEPDAQNRISLPQRLRDVTGLDREVAIVGSVRYVSIFSREEWARREAAIAAKAAEGRSLADKFRELDFL
- the rsmH gene encoding 16S rRNA (cytosine(1402)-N(4))-methyltransferase RsmH, whose amino-acid sequence is MADDATPPDPGGPGEPRPFVHAPVMVDLVVDLLRDVPDGLYVDATLGGGSHAEAVLDAHPGLRLLGLDRDDAAIAAATRRLARFGDRVHIVRTGFDQLEQVVTEHLETADPSHTRPGHTRPGHTRPGGATAVLFDLGVSSPQLDEDERGFSYRSGAPLDMRMDRRQAFSAVDVVNEYSFPQLARVIETYGEERFAGRIARAIVDARPIQNTAHLAEVVRAAIPAAARRTGGHPAKRTFQAIRIEVNRELDQLAEALEGAMAVLAPGGRMVVMSYHSLEDRMVKQTFRDAETGGCTCPPGLPCVCGAEPTVRLLKRGAWKATDDEIAANRRAESVRIRAVERIPESA